AAGGACCGACGCGAACGCACGCACCGCCGTCGTCTTCCCCGTCCCCTTCTCCCCCCGGATCAGAACCCCCCCGATCGACGGGTCCACCGCGTTCACCAACAGACCCTTCTTCATCAACTCCTGACCCACGATCGCGCTGAATGGAAAAAGACGCATGCTCCTATCCCCGTATCATGGGATGAAGAAAAGGAAGAAGCGGTGGCCCCTGGGGTCGGCCGGCAAGGGGTTGAGGCGGCCGGGAGAGGTTCCACGGCGGTACCCGCTCTTCCATGGGCGATTCTCCCACAATATCAGATATTTCAAAACAACGGTGTAAAAGAAAGGCCGGCAGGGGGGGCGGTCAGGACCGGTACGGTTCCTCTCCCGGAGGAAGCGCATCGAGAAACTCGGCGAAATGTTCCTCGATCCCGGGGGGGACCGACGTCGGATCCTCTCCGCCGTTCAGGGCACGAATGAACGCCCCGCAGATTTCGCACCGGTTTCGATGCGCGTCGAACAGCACCGACAGGGACGGGGAAAGCCGTTTCTCCCGGAACGCCCGGAGGAGCGACCGGACCTCCTTCCTTCGTTCCTCCGCGGCCAACGCAAGGTATTTCTCGATCCCTTTATGGTGCTCCCTCGCCTTCGCGATCACGAACGATCTCAGCCGCTCCCGGAACTCCTCGGGGATCTCGGAAAGACGGA
This window of the Candidatus Deferrimicrobiaceae bacterium genome carries:
- a CDS encoding zf-HC2 domain-containing protein, whose amino-acid sequence is MNCKELAYLLGDYLDGTMEEQLRGELDVHIEMCDSCTNFLNTYDKTRIICRQVRLSEIPEEFRERLRSFVIAKAREHHKGIEKYLALAAEERRKEVRSLLRAFREKRLSPSLSVLFDAHRNRCEICGAFIRALNGGEDPTSVPPGIEEHFAEFLDALPPGEEPYRS